A genome region from Gemmatimonadota bacterium includes the following:
- a CDS encoding TldD/PmbA family protein, producing MDRRGFVVRSAAAAAGLSLHPSLLDAALRPRTVGDPFARAIAFRALDAARSAGASYADVRVGTVRNRFIATRERRVTGIDDGETRGFGVRVLVDGTWGFAASATLAQDEAARVADVAVRQARANRAAQRRPVELAPTPVHAEKEWRSPIAIDPFDVAIEDQVALLLEANAAALTVKGAGFASSSMAFVKEEKFYANSEGTITDQTVHRCWPLMSVTAVADDRSDFQERGWTVLPRGLGYEYVHESDLVGNAPRWAEEAVQKLSARPVQPGRYDLILLPSHLALTIHESIAHPTELDRIFGFEANYAGTSFIDAPERFLGSFRYGPELMNIQGERSTHGGLATVGYDDDGVEPDEFLIVKDGVLNDLQTTREQAPWLSDWYGAQGVPVRSHGNSYAQSWADVQFQRMPNVNLLPNPERDVSLEELIGDVERGIMIDGRGSYSIDQQRYNAQFGGQVFHEIRDGRVVGMLKDVVYQMRTPEFWNAMDGIGGRSTWELGGTFNDGKGQPSQSNAVSHGCPVTRHRQINVINTGRNA from the coding sequence ATGGACCGACGTGGATTCGTGGTGCGGAGCGCAGCCGCTGCGGCCGGGCTGTCCCTCCATCCTTCCCTGCTCGACGCGGCGCTGCGGCCCCGCACTGTGGGGGACCCGTTCGCACGCGCCATCGCCTTCCGCGCGCTGGACGCGGCCCGCTCGGCCGGTGCTTCGTACGCGGACGTGCGCGTGGGCACCGTCCGCAACCGCTTCATCGCCACCCGCGAACGGCGTGTGACGGGCATCGACGACGGCGAGACCCGGGGCTTCGGGGTGCGGGTGCTCGTGGACGGCACGTGGGGGTTCGCGGCCAGCGCCACGCTCGCGCAGGACGAGGCGGCCCGCGTCGCGGACGTGGCCGTGCGCCAAGCCCGCGCCAATCGGGCCGCACAACGCCGTCCCGTGGAGCTCGCGCCCACGCCGGTCCACGCCGAGAAGGAGTGGCGCTCGCCCATCGCGATCGACCCGTTCGACGTGGCGATCGAGGACCAGGTGGCGCTGCTGCTGGAGGCCAACGCGGCGGCGCTCACGGTGAAGGGCGCCGGCTTCGCCAGCTCGTCCATGGCCTTCGTGAAGGAGGAGAAGTTCTACGCCAACTCCGAAGGCACCATCACCGATCAGACCGTGCATCGCTGCTGGCCGCTGATGTCGGTGACCGCCGTGGCGGACGATCGCTCCGATTTCCAGGAGCGCGGCTGGACGGTGCTCCCGCGCGGGCTCGGCTACGAGTACGTGCATGAGAGCGACCTGGTCGGCAACGCGCCGCGCTGGGCCGAGGAGGCCGTGCAGAAGCTGTCCGCCCGGCCGGTGCAGCCGGGCCGCTACGACCTGATCCTGCTGCCGTCCCACCTGGCGCTGACCATCCACGAATCGATCGCGCACCCGACCGAGCTGGACCGCATCTTCGGGTTCGAGGCCAACTACGCGGGGACGTCCTTCATCGACGCGCCCGAGCGCTTCCTGGGGTCGTTCCGCTACGGCCCCGAGCTCATGAACATCCAGGGCGAGCGCTCCACCCACGGCGGTCTGGCCACGGTGGGCTACGACGACGATGGCGTGGAGCCGGACGAGTTCCTGATCGTCAAGGACGGCGTGCTGAACGATCTGCAGACCACGCGCGAGCAGGCGCCCTGGCTCTCCGACTGGTACGGCGCCCAGGGCGTGCCCGTCCGCTCGCACGGCAACTCCTACGCGCAGAGCTGGGCGGACGTGCAGTTCCAGCGCATGCCCAACGTGAACCTGCTGCCCAATCCGGAGCGGGACGTGTCCCTGGAGGAGCTGATCGGCGACGTCGAACGCGGGATCATGATCGACGGACGCGGGTCCTATTCGATCGATCAGCAGCGCTACAATGCCCAGTTCGGCGGCCAGGTGTTCCACGAGATCCGCGACGGCCGCGTGGTGGGCATGCTGAAGGACGTCGTGTACCAGATGCGCACGCCCGAGTTCTGGAACGCCATGGACGGCATCGGCGGGCGCTCCACCTGGGAGCTGGGTGGGACCTTCAACGACGGAAAGGGCCAACCCTCCCAGTCCAACGCGGTATCGCACGGGTGCCCCGTCACCCGGCACCGGCAGATCAACGTCATCAACACCGGACGCAACGCCTGA